One window of Fusobacterium polymorphum genomic DNA carries:
- a CDS encoding autotransporter-associated N-terminal domain-containing protein has translation MSNNLHKVEKDLRSIAKRYKSIKYSIGLAILFLMLGVGAFSEEVDSSQANGVPTREEIASSKENLKNSVGSLQSKIDSARAENEKGLVGLKLELIQLMEQGDQVVKSPWSSWQFGANYMYSKWDGTYKGRGDKAEKYPYEGVYTRSSDLFLRNISTDSDVYEKYTSSINETSANSATTSTIRKKGGSLGYGIASTLPAQEPIVQIELGASVRPKKISKSPVAVTPPSITVNAVTPLSTPQPPGAPTPPTISIPEFNPVAPDPITVSLPTPPTFNIKLGSFCNYMTPNCEASTHQSGQHPENGGKNSGTAYSFDHNNGIISITESSLLGGPAVRYAWTSYNSALLKVYFDYGLNSNGMGGGTAKVDTNLTIDSIMGNITPNANANFDWNKGKFLTGGSRVATLDNARNATIQNNKTINMMGPLVVGYEVQSDNSTIFGGGHFWNNEVRILENSETGTLTDEIEKSDQTADNRLNDLLKVKQIYENGSGIHGYNPNSNGAGTVDSTTLTLPTFAGGGNLNISRDPDIGYKDENGNFITTKYGGYTGYKIGLILTYENIDNRDSSNYILRNKGTINFQGKRSIGIQVYAPGSDNNKINAPKVTVKNIGDKADITLGGVASYGLKLSSRVDENSIVENEGKININGDNTKSYVLDNNNPNVKTGIYDGDADGNRDNYSLSSGIAVIEDNTLKDNSSIRAYQGKVQNKGTINVSGGQGNTGMVLKVKANDDITNDGSGTITVTGIKNIGMRVDLGTTKTDNNPANIIPKAYNKGTITITNGEQNIGMVANSSESSGGNIVHKAIAENKNNITFTGKASNAIGMFSQDGAEIINATNGKITGPTVGGLEGTIGMVIQPKIAPTNVGSSGINNGEINLTGTKVTGVYNQGTFTMEGANSSITTSGKKAISLYAIGNSSTTNINSGKIIAKDGALGLFADDTTINLGNNTAAPELEGHGKGTLLFYNYTKNSSGSYESKGKFKINKETTAKLTTGATAFYFKDITPGSATGGATDQTTADKLNKMFAGSIDKLKLRLDKDSTLFVLDNKIFNTGAIPLSSIQPTQINNYLGDHVSVDTNNSSKNFKAYKTTRGTLSIDEDVQLDNHTGTAIDSYYRVDFLNSAVTVEAGKKMVGTDATEIEQVIAQANYEDATSDNHVKVINNGTIDFSKKGGTAIAVDYAPATNNGLIKMDAANGTNKNSIGLFGASSSKLTNSSTGEIQLGTRGVGIWGANKIGSSVGTWSKNINITNNGKITGLSGKEGVFGIYAVNDIATYTGATSNIVHGVTGNIDLSQSKKSIGIYMANGTLTSSGNISVSDKSVGLDATTSDVRISGGTHTIGKESVGFKLTNISNTKKFLGNSGNISIKDKGSVAYLIKSSVLTSGTNFKDNLALTSTSAYTYMSLINHSMLDYMNTKTIANDDSIFVNTKDSTVSLLSGTSVTSTNKKVTGVYSENSAVSNAGILALTGDESSALYGKAGSFLINSGKITIGKSGSGIYSIDSTGKNNGEITIGQGSVGMRAEDAIIENGVAGKILSTGVSALGMSQSGGTQNITNKGAITLMGDKSIALHSKGITSPNHKVINVGNITVGDSSNILSPSIGIYSANGVNSTVENSGKVVAGKKSTAIYAGNINLTGTSETTAGNGGIGVYSKIGNVNISENSKITVGATLGSGQEGVGVYLAGNNQTLNSNTDKLSIGKGSFGYVMTGQGNTIRTGKIGTTGVIKLSDDSVFMYSGDKTGTIKNYNNLKSIGNENYGVYALGSVENHGNIDFSQGIGNIGAYSYVEGATTTPNAIKNYGTIKVSKSDINDPDNRKYGIGMAAGYSEETPKGSGNFVTRGIGDIENHGTIKVTDPDSIGMYATGSGSKILNAGRIELSGPKRNIGIFAENGAEVINTGTITTVGSGNVGQIGIAIRKGAILDNRGTINIDASKGYGLLIAGGIVKNYGEANITVDSGATKIKEIRASDTSKEIEDLRGNKVKIYSPAGAANGVITENGVVRKPTVVHVQAIANRKPNDIPTSSVGMYMDTSGINYTRPINNIGALRGLTQSDIIIGVEATKYTTAKTIQLGQDIIEPYNDMIRKSGIEKFSIYSGSLTWMASITQLPDYTIRNAYLRKIPYTVWAGKMATPIDKKDTYNFTDGLEQRYGIEGIGTRENGVFQKLNSIGNNEEILLYQAFDEMMGHQYANVQQRVQSTGIILDKEFNYLRDEWRTASKDSNKIKTFGTNGEYKTNTAGVIDYKYHAYGVAYVHENEDIKMGRGTGWYTGIVHNTFKFKDIGNSKEQMLQAKVGLLKSVPFDVNNSLNWTISGDIFVGRNTMHRKFLVVDEIFNAKSRYYTYGIGVKNEIGKEFRLSEGFTLRPYAALKLEYGRVSKIREKSGEVRLEVKHNDYFSVRPEIGAELGFKHYFGMKALRTTLGVAYENELGRVANGKNKARVAHTDADWFNIRGEKENRRGNVKFDLNVGLDNTRYGVTANIGYDTKGENLRGGLGLRVIL, from the coding sequence ATGAGTAATAATCTACATAAAGTAGAAAAAGACTTACGTTCAATAGCAAAAAGGTATAAGTCAATTAAATATTCTATTGGCTTGGCAATCTTGTTTTTAATGCTAGGAGTAGGAGCATTTTCAGAAGAGGTTGATAGTTCACAAGCAAATGGAGTACCAACAAGAGAGGAAATAGCTTCATCAAAAGAAAATCTAAAAAATTCTGTTGGTAGTTTACAATCAAAAATTGATAGTGCAAGAGCAGAAAATGAAAAAGGTTTAGTAGGATTAAAATTAGAATTAATTCAATTAATGGAACAAGGAGATCAAGTAGTTAAATCACCATGGTCTTCATGGCAATTTGGAGCTAATTATATGTACAGTAAATGGGATGGTACATATAAAGGAAGAGGGGATAAAGCTGAAAAATATCCTTATGAAGGAGTTTATACAAGAAGTAGTGATTTATTTTTAAGGAATATTTCAACTGATAGTGATGTTTATGAAAAATATACTTCATCTATAAATGAAACTTCTGCTAATTCAGCAACAACTTCTACTATTAGGAAAAAAGGAGGAAGTTTAGGTTATGGAATAGCAAGTACACTTCCAGCACAAGAACCAATAGTACAGATAGAATTAGGTGCTTCTGTAAGACCAAAAAAAATATCTAAGTCACCAGTAGCAGTTACCCCACCTAGCATTACTGTAAATGCTGTTACACCTTTGAGTACACCACAACCACCTGGTGCACCAACACCACCAACTATAAGTATACCTGAATTTAATCCAGTGGCACCTGACCCAATAACTGTATCATTACCAACTCCACCTACTTTTAATATTAAGTTAGGTTCATTTTGTAACTATATGACTCCTAACTGTGAGGCTTCTACTCACCAAAGTGGTCAACATCCAGAAAATGGTGGAAAAAATTCAGGAACAGCTTACTCATTTGATCATAATAATGGTATAATAAGTATAACAGAAAGTAGCTTATTAGGTGGACCAGCAGTAAGATATGCTTGGACAAGTTATAATTCTGCCCTTTTAAAAGTTTATTTTGATTATGGTTTAAATAGTAATGGAATGGGTGGAGGAACAGCCAAAGTAGATACAAATTTAACTATTGATTCAATAATGGGAAATATTACTCCAAATGCTAATGCTAATTTTGATTGGAATAAAGGAAAATTTTTAACAGGAGGCTCAAGAGTTGCTACCTTAGATAATGCAAGAAATGCTACAATACAAAACAATAAAACAATAAATATGATGGGACCATTGGTTGTTGGGTATGAAGTTCAAAGTGATAACAGCACAATATTTGGAGGAGGACATTTTTGGAATAATGAAGTAAGAATTTTGGAAAATTCAGAAACTGGAACTCTTACAGATGAAATAGAAAAAAGTGATCAGACTGCTGATAATAGATTAAATGACTTATTAAAAGTTAAACAAATTTATGAAAATGGTAGTGGAATTCATGGTTATAATCCTAACAGTAATGGAGCAGGTACAGTAGATTCAACAACATTAACTTTACCAACATTTGCAGGAGGAGGAAATTTAAATATATCAAGAGATCCTGATATTGGTTATAAAGATGAAAATGGGAACTTTATTACAACAAAATATGGAGGGTATACAGGGTATAAAATAGGATTAATTTTAACTTATGAAAATATTGATAATAGAGATAGTAGTAATTATATATTAAGAAATAAAGGAACTATTAACTTTCAAGGTAAGAGATCTATTGGCATACAAGTTTATGCTCCAGGAAGTGATAATAATAAAATAAATGCTCCAAAAGTAACAGTAAAAAATATAGGAGATAAAGCTGATATAACATTAGGTGGGGTGGCTAGTTATGGTTTAAAATTATCTTCTAGGGTAGATGAAAATTCAATAGTTGAAAATGAAGGAAAAATTAATATAAATGGAGATAATACAAAATCTTATGTTCTTGACAATAATAATCCTAATGTAAAAACAGGTATATATGATGGTGATGCTGATGGAAATAGGGATAATTATTCGCTTTCATCAGGTATAGCAGTAATAGAGGATAATACATTAAAAGACAACTCTTCAATAAGAGCATATCAAGGAAAAGTTCAAAATAAAGGAACTATAAATGTTTCTGGTGGACAAGGTAATACTGGAATGGTTTTAAAAGTAAAAGCTAATGATGATATTACTAATGATGGTAGTGGAACAATAACAGTTACTGGAATTAAAAATATTGGTATGAGAGTGGACTTAGGAACAACTAAAACAGATAATAATCCAGCAAATATTATACCAAAAGCATATAATAAAGGGACAATTACTATAACTAATGGGGAACAAAATATTGGTATGGTTGCTAATAGTTCTGAAAGTTCAGGAGGCAATATAGTTCATAAAGCTATTGCTGAAAATAAAAATAATATAACATTTACAGGAAAAGCTTCAAATGCAATAGGGATGTTCTCACAAGATGGAGCAGAAATCATAAATGCAACAAATGGAAAAATCACAGGACCAACTGTTGGTGGGCTTGAAGGAACAATAGGAATGGTGATACAACCTAAAATAGCACCTACAAATGTGGGTTCAAGTGGTATAAATAATGGAGAAATAAATTTAACAGGAACAAAAGTTACAGGAGTATATAACCAAGGTACATTTACAATGGAAGGTGCTAATTCTTCTATAACAACTTCTGGGAAAAAAGCTATTTCTTTGTATGCAATAGGAAATTCTTCTACAACAAATATTAATTCTGGAAAAATAATTGCAAAAGATGGGGCATTAGGACTTTTTGCAGACGATACAACAATAAATTTAGGAAATAATACAGCTGCACCTGAGTTAGAAGGACATGGAAAAGGAACTTTATTATTCTATAATTATACAAAAAATTCTTCTGGTTCTTATGAATCTAAGGGTAAATTTAAAATAAATAAAGAAACAACAGCTAAATTGACAACTGGTGCAACAGCCTTTTATTTTAAAGATATAACACCAGGTTCAGCAACAGGAGGAGCAACTGATCAAACAACAGCTGATAAATTAAATAAAATGTTTGCAGGTTCAATAGACAAATTAAAGTTAAGATTAGATAAAGATTCAACTCTATTCGTATTGGATAATAAAATTTTTAATACAGGGGCTATTCCTTTAAGCAGTATACAACCTACTCAAATAAATAATTATTTAGGTGATCATGTATCAGTTGATACAAATAATTCATCAAAAAATTTTAAAGCATATAAAACAACAAGGGGAACTTTAAGTATAGATGAAGATGTTCAGCTAGATAATCATACAGGTACAGCAATAGATAGTTATTACAGGGTAGATTTCTTAAACTCAGCTGTTACTGTTGAAGCAGGTAAAAAAATGGTTGGAACTGATGCAACAGAAATTGAACAAGTTATAGCTCAAGCTAACTATGAAGATGCAACAAGTGATAATCATGTAAAAGTAATAAATAATGGTACAATAGATTTCTCTAAAAAAGGTGGAACTGCAATAGCTGTAGACTACGCACCAGCTACAAACAATGGTTTAATAAAAATGGATGCAGCTAATGGTACAAATAAAAATAGTATAGGATTATTTGGAGCATCTAGTTCAAAATTAACAAATAGTTCAACAGGAGAAATTCAACTTGGAACAAGAGGAGTTGGAATTTGGGGAGCTAATAAAATAGGTAGTTCAGTAGGTACTTGGAGTAAAAATATAAATATTACAAATAATGGTAAAATTACAGGACTTTCTGGAAAAGAAGGAGTATTTGGTATCTATGCTGTAAATGACATAGCAACTTATACTGGGGCTACATCTAATATAGTTCATGGAGTAACAGGAAATATAGATTTATCTCAATCTAAAAAAAGCATAGGAATCTATATGGCAAATGGAACATTAACTTCATCTGGTAATATATCAGTTAGTGATAAGAGTGTTGGGTTAGATGCTACAACTTCAGATGTAAGAATAAGTGGTGGAACTCATACAATAGGTAAAGAATCTGTTGGTTTCAAATTAACAAATATTTCTAACACTAAAAAATTCCTAGGAAATTCAGGAAATATTTCTATAAAAGATAAAGGTTCAGTTGCCTATTTAATTAAAAGTTCAGTTCTAACATCAGGAACTAATTTTAAAGATAATTTAGCTTTGACTTCCACAAGTGCTTATACATATATGAGTTTAATAAATCATAGCATGTTGGACTATATGAACACTAAAACTATTGCTAATGATGATTCTATATTTGTAAATACAAAAGATTCAACTGTTAGTTTATTATCAGGAACTAGTGTCACTTCAACAAATAAGAAAGTAACAGGAGTTTATTCTGAAAATTCAGCTGTATCAAATGCTGGAATACTAGCGTTAACAGGAGATGAATCATCTGCTCTATATGGTAAAGCTGGTTCATTTTTGATAAATAGTGGTAAGATTACTATTGGAAAAAGTGGTTCAGGAATATATAGTATAGATAGTACTGGAAAGAATAATGGAGAAATAACAATAGGACAAGGCTCGGTAGGTATGCGTGCAGAAGATGCAATTATAGAAAATGGGGTTGCTGGAAAAATCCTAAGTACAGGAGTAAGTGCACTAGGAATGTCTCAAAGTGGAGGAACTCAAAATATAACAAATAAAGGTGCTATTACATTGATGGGAGATAAATCAATTGCTTTACATTCAAAAGGAATAACTTCTCCTAATCATAAAGTTATTAATGTAGGAAATATAACTGTTGGAGATTCTTCAAATATATTAAGTCCAAGTATAGGCATTTATTCAGCAAATGGAGTAAATAGTACAGTAGAAAATAGTGGAAAAGTTGTTGCAGGGAAAAAATCAACAGCAATTTATGCTGGAAATATAAACTTAACTGGAACATCTGAAACAACAGCAGGTAACGGAGGAATAGGAGTATATTCTAAGATAGGAAATGTTAATATTTCTGAAAATTCTAAGATAACTGTTGGAGCTACATTAGGCAGTGGTCAAGAAGGAGTTGGAGTATATTTAGCTGGAAATAATCAAACTCTTAATAGCAATACTGATAAATTAAGTATTGGAAAAGGTTCGTTTGGTTATGTAATGACTGGACAAGGAAATACAATAAGAACAGGAAAAATTGGAACAACAGGAGTTATAAAGCTTTCTGACGATTCAGTATTTATGTATTCAGGAGATAAAACAGGAACTATAAAAAATTATAATAATTTAAAATCAATAGGAAATGAAAACTATGGTGTCTATGCACTAGGTTCAGTTGAAAATCATGGGAATATTGACTTTAGCCAAGGTATAGGAAATATAGGAGCATATAGCTATGTAGAGGGTGCAACTACAACACCTAATGCTATAAAAAACTATGGAACTATAAAAGTATCTAAATCAGATATTAATGATCCAGATAATAGAAAATATGGAATAGGTATGGCAGCTGGATATAGTGAAGAAACTCCTAAAGGCTCTGGAAACTTCGTAACAAGAGGAATAGGAGACATAGAAAATCATGGAACTATAAAAGTTACAGATCCTGATAGTATAGGAATGTATGCAACAGGTTCAGGTTCAAAAATTTTAAATGCAGGTAGAATAGAATTAAGTGGACCTAAGAGAAATATAGGTATATTTGCTGAAAATGGAGCGGAAGTAATTAACACAGGAACTATAACAACTGTTGGTTCAGGAAATGTAGGGCAAATAGGTATAGCAATAAGAAAGGGAGCTATTTTAGATAATAGAGGAACTATAAATATAGATGCTTCTAAGGGATATGGATTACTTATAGCTGGTGGAATAGTAAAGAACTATGGGGAAGCTAATATAACTGTTGATAGTGGTGCAACAAAGATAAAAGAAATAAGAGCGTCTGATACTTCAAAAGAAATAGAAGATTTAAGAGGAAATAAAGTAAAAATTTACTCACCAGCAGGAGCAGCTAATGGAGTTATAACAGAAAATGGTGTAGTTAGAAAGCCGACAGTAGTCCATGTACAAGCAATAGCGAACAGAAAACCTAACGATATACCAACATCATCAGTAGGTATGTATATGGATACATCAGGGATAAATTATACAAGACCTATAAATAATATTGGTGCTTTAAGAGGATTAACTCAATCAGATATAATTATAGGAGTAGAAGCTACTAAATATACTACTGCTAAAACTATACAATTAGGTCAAGATATAATTGAGCCATACAATGATATGATAAGAAAATCAGGAATAGAAAAATTTAGTATTTATTCAGGTTCATTGACTTGGATGGCATCAATAACTCAACTACCTGATTATACAATAAGAAATGCTTATTTAAGAAAAATACCATATACAGTTTGGGCTGGTAAGATGGCAACACCTATTGATAAAAAAGACACATATAATTTCACAGATGGATTGGAACAAAGATATGGTATTGAAGGAATTGGAACAAGAGAAAATGGAGTATTCCAAAAATTAAATTCTATTGGAAACAATGAAGAAATCTTACTATACCAAGCCTTTGATGAAATGATGGGACATCAATATGCAAATGTACAACAAAGAGTACAATCAACAGGAATAATCTTAGATAAAGAATTTAATTATTTAAGAGATGAATGGAGAACAGCTTCAAAAGATTCAAATAAGATAAAGACATTTGGAACTAATGGAGAATATAAAACAAATACAGCAGGAGTAATAGATTATAAATATCATGCTTATGGTGTAGCTTATGTACATGAAAATGAAGATATCAAAATGGGAAGAGGAACAGGCTGGTATACAGGTATAGTTCATAATACATTTAAGTTTAAAGATATAGGAAATTCAAAAGAACAAATGTTACAAGCAAAGGTAGGATTATTAAAATCAGTACCATTTGATGTTAATAATAGTTTGAATTGGACAATATCAGGAGATATCTTTGTAGGACGTAATACAATGCATAGAAAATTCTTAGTAGTAGATGAAATATTTAATGCAAAATCAAGATATTATACTTATGGAATAGGTGTAAAGAATGAAATAGGAAAAGAATTTAGATTAAGTGAAGGGTTCACATTAAGACCTTATGCAGCATTAAAACTAGAATATGGAAGAGTATCTAAGATAAGAGAAAAATCAGGAGAAGTAAGATTAGAAGTAAAACATAATGATTATTTCTCAGTAAGACCAGAAATAGGAGCAGAATTAGGATTCAAACACTACTTTGGAATGAAAGCATTAAGAACAACATTAGGAGTAGCTTATGAAAATGAGTTAGGAAGAGTTGCAAATGGAAAAAATAAAGCAAGAGTGGCTCATACAGATGCAGATTGGTTTAATATAAGAGGAGAAAAAGAAAATAGAAGAGGAAATGTAAAATTTGACTTAAATGTTGGATTGGATAACACAAGATATGGAGTAACTGCAAATATAGGATATGATACTAAGGGAGAAAACCTAAGAGGAGGTTTAGGACTAAGAGTTATATTATAA
- a CDS encoding OadG family protein, translating to MWTSNTMTFWESIMTFLIGFSIVFIALIALALFIIVSSKVINLLVKEEVPEQKAVASNVNANANTAAKVVVKEDNQEEVERLAVIISAISEEMREPVENFNIVSITEI from the coding sequence ATGTGGACATCTAATACTATGACTTTTTGGGAAAGTATAATGACTTTTTTGATAGGTTTTTCAATAGTGTTTATTGCTTTAATAGCATTGGCGTTATTTATAATTGTATCATCAAAAGTTATAAATCTTTTAGTTAAAGAAGAAGTACCTGAACAAAAGGCAGTTGCAAGCAATGTAAATGCTAATGCAAATACAGCTGCAAAAGTGGTTGTTAAAGAAGACAACCAAGAAGAAGTTGAAAGATTAGCAGTTATAATCTCAGCTATTAGTGAAGAAATGAGAGAACCTGTTGAAAACTTCAATATTGTTAGCATAACAGAAATTTAA
- a CDS encoding biotin/lipoyl-containing protein: MKYVVTVNGKKFEVEVEKVGGAGKSLSRQPAERRETVVKSEPVVETKVAAAPVEAAPAATSTTGGTTITSPMPGSILDVKVNVGDKVTFGQTLAILEAMKMENDIPATVDGEVAEIRVKKGDVVETDSVLIVLK, from the coding sequence ATGAAATACGTAGTAACAGTAAATGGTAAAAAATTTGAGGTTGAAGTTGAAAAAGTTGGAGGAGCAGGAAAATCATTATCTCGTCAACCTGCTGAAAGAAGAGAAACAGTTGTAAAATCAGAACCTGTTGTTGAAACTAAAGTAGCAGCAGCTCCAGTTGAAGCAGCTCCAGCAGCAACATCTACTACTGGAGGAACTACAATAACAAGTCCAATGCCTGGATCAATTTTAGATGTTAAAGTAAATGTAGGAGATAAAGTTACTTTTGGACAAACTCTTGCAATACTAGAAGCAATGAAAATGGAAAATGATATCCCAGCAACAGTTGATGGAGAAGTTGCTGAAATAAGAGTTAAAAAAGGAGACGTTGTAGAAACTGACTCAGTTTTAATAGTGTTAAAATAA
- a CDS encoding BglG family transcription antiterminator, translating to MLKKQHFELLKLIENEKKLPKIAELLKLTERSIRYKIDEINEELGTRKIEIKKREFFSSLTDEDMTKLIENIEGESYVYNQKEREELIILYTLMKKDKFLLKEVAEKLGTSKSTIRNDLKNLKKILLNYNIKLLQDDKLKYYFDYLEEDYRYFIAIFLYKYVSFDKKYDKIFFDDISYFRKVIYKEIKDEYMTEINSVSKKIKEAELDYMDETLNILVILMVVSQKREKKNSNLKIENIEILEKREEYLQLKKTFKDFSNTNLIFFTDYLFRITRDERDVFVKFKNWLDISVAINKIVRTFEIENKIDLKNIDVFLDEIFYYIKPLIFRTKRKIKLKNSILKDVKKLYPSIFNFLKKNFYFLEEVIDEKVSDEEIAYLVPFFHKALQNNNKINKKGILVTTYKENIALFLKEDIETEFLIDIDKILTLKSFEQIEKKIENYDYILTTFSVEKDFVKEIEHTKIIELNPILTEKDIKKLEEAGLTKNKKIKMTTLLKVILENSSDVNLKKLINSLDKAFPEKIYNDIDRNKFLLGNFLKKENIFQINLNSFEEILNKFFKLSFLQKSDINDIINKVSNNNFYSYLGEKIGIIFHKLNTKNSQDNVLIAINKKEICINGKKVNTIILINSNCEIKYKAIIYNFVKLFFLNNEFKFNNNRLDIYDYLIVTSKI from the coding sequence ATGCTAAAAAAGCAGCATTTTGAATTGTTAAAACTTATTGAAAATGAAAAAAAATTACCAAAAATAGCAGAACTTTTAAAATTAACTGAAAGAAGTATTCGTTATAAAATAGATGAAATTAATGAAGAATTAGGTACAAGAAAAATAGAAATAAAAAAAAGAGAATTTTTTTCTTCTTTGACTGATGAAGACATGACTAAACTTATTGAAAATATTGAAGGAGAAAGTTATGTGTATAATCAAAAGGAAAGAGAAGAGTTAATTATACTTTATACTTTAATGAAAAAAGATAAGTTTTTATTGAAAGAGGTTGCTGAAAAACTTGGAACAAGTAAGTCTACTATTAGAAATGATTTAAAAAATTTAAAAAAAATATTATTAAATTACAATATAAAATTATTACAGGATGATAAATTAAAATATTATTTTGATTATTTAGAAGAGGATTATAGATATTTTATAGCGATTTTCCTTTATAAATATGTAAGTTTTGATAAAAAATATGACAAAATATTCTTTGATGATATAAGTTATTTTAGGAAAGTCATTTATAAAGAAATTAAGGATGAATACATGACTGAGATAAATTCTGTTTCTAAAAAAATTAAAGAAGCAGAATTAGATTATATGGACGAAACATTGAATATATTGGTTATTTTAATGGTTGTTTCACAAAAAAGAGAAAAGAAAAATTCTAATTTAAAAATTGAAAATATAGAAATTTTAGAAAAAAGAGAAGAATATTTACAACTAAAAAAAACTTTTAAAGATTTTTCAAATACAAATTTAATATTCTTTACAGATTACTTATTTAGAATAACAAGGGATGAAAGAGATGTCTTTGTAAAATTTAAAAATTGGTTAGATATCAGTGTAGCTATAAATAAGATAGTAAGAACTTTTGAAATTGAAAATAAGATTGATTTAAAAAATATAGATGTTTTCCTTGATGAAATATTTTATTATATAAAACCTTTAATTTTTAGGACAAAAAGAAAGATAAAATTAAAAAATTCTATATTAAAAGATGTAAAAAAGCTTTATCCTTCAATATTTAATTTTTTAAAAAAGAATTTTTATTTTTTAGAAGAGGTTATTGATGAAAAAGTTTCAGATGAAGAAATAGCATATTTGGTGCCTTTTTTTCATAAAGCCTTACAAAATAATAATAAGATAAATAAAAAAGGGATATTGGTTACCACATATAAGGAAAACATAGCACTTTTTTTAAAAGAAGATATAGAAACAGAATTTTTAATTGATATAGATAAAATTTTGACTTTAAAAAGCTTTGAGCAGATAGAAAAAAAAATAGAAAATTATGATTATATTTTAACAACTTTTTCTGTGGAAAAAGATTTTGTGAAAGAAATTGAACATACTAAAATTATAGAATTAAATCCTATTTTAACAGAAAAAGATATAAAAAAGCTGGAAGAAGCTGGACTTACAAAAAATAAAAAAATAAAAATGACAACTTTATTAAAAGTTATATTAGAAAATTCATCTGATGTAAATTTAAAAAAACTTATAAATAGTTTAGATAAAGCCTTTCCAGAAAAAATTTATAATGATATAGACAGAAATAAGTTTTTGCTAGGAAATTTTTTAAAAAAAGAAAATATTTTTCAAATAAATTTAAATTCATTTGAAGAAATTTTAAATAAATTTTTTAAATTATCTTTCTTGCAAAAAAGTGATATTAATGATATTATAAATAAAGTATCAAATAACAATTTTTACTCTTATTTAGGAGAAAAAATTGGAATAATTTTTCATAAATTAAATACAAAAAACAGTCAAGATAATGTACTAATTGCAATAAATAAAAAAGAAATATGCATAAACGGTAAAAAGGTTAATACAATTATATTGATAAATTCTAATTGTGAAATAAAATATAAGGCAATTATCTATAACTTTGTGAAATTATTTTTTTTAAACAATGAATTTAAGTTTAATAACAATAGATTGGATATCTATGATTATTTAATAGTAACATCTAAAATCTAA